GAGATGTTTTGTATGAAGAAACATATATTTTTTTCTTCATGTGACGAATTGACTATTAAGTTAGGAATGATTGTAGGTAGTTTGTGTTTTTCAGGATGTTTAATTTATTTAAATGGTCACATTGGTTCAGGTAAAACTACTTTTTGCAGGGGGCTGTTGTATGCTTTAGGTTATGTTGGTGTGGTAAAGAGTCCGACTTATACATTAATTGAATTATATGAAATAAAATGTTGGATAGTATATCATTTTGATTTATATCGCATAAAAAATATTAAAGAACTTGAATATATGGCTGTTAGAGATTATTTTAACGGTAATGCTATATGTTTGGTAGAATGGGCAAGTCATGGAGTGGGTTTTTTGCCTGTTTCAGATATTGTAGTAACGTTTTATTATTTAAATAGTGGACGTCAAATAATATTAGAATCATCTAGTATTAATGGAGGGAAGATATTAACGAAATTGTTATCACTTTAAAAATTATTTTCATAAAGTTTATCATACAGACAATCATGATATTATCTTTATGTATTTTTTTTGTTTATGTAAAAAATATCGATGTTGTAGCGGCGCTGAGTAGTATTAATGTAGACAATAATATTGATCGATCAACTGTAATTTTGAAATTTAGTTCTATACCTGTTTATAATTTTTTTTCTTTACATAATCCTGAAAGAGTAGTTGTAGATGTGGTTTATCATACTCAAATTAATACTGATATATTTCCAATTAATTTTAATGGTAAAAATTTAATAAAGTGTATAAGGGGCGGTATGTCTTTAAACCAATCTAATTTGAGATTAGTATTTGATATAGGAAGTAATAATAATTTTTATGTTCAAAATATAATACAACGACAAGATGATAATTTTTATTGTTTAGTATTTGTTTTGACAAAAAAAAATCATTTTTCTATAAATGAAATAAATCAATCTACTAACATGTCTTGTTTTAATGGCAAATTATCATTTGCTAATAATAAAAAAAAATTTTTTGATGATGGAATAGCTATAGCAAAAAAACCAGTTATGTTAATATTGCGTAAGTGGAGTATAAAAAATTTTGAACCAATAGTTGTTGCTATCGATGCGGGTCATGGTGGACAAGATCCAGGAGCTATTGGTTTGAATGGATTATGTGAAAAAAATGTTACACTTGCTATTGTTCGTAAGTTAAAAAACAGATTGCATGCAGATAAAATGTTTAAACCAGTTTTGACAAGGAATGGTGATTATTTTATTTCGGTTATGGGTCGTTCTGAAGTTGCTCGCAAACAGGGCGCTGATGTTTTAATTTCAATTCATGCTGATGCATCTTTTAATAAAAATGTTAGAGGATCTTCTGTGTGGATATTATCAAATAGACGTGCTAATAGCGAAATGGGTAATTGGTTATTAGAACAACATGGTAAACGAGCTGAATTACTAGGGGGTGTTGCTACCTTATTAACTAATAAACATGTCAATCCTTATTTTGAGGAGGTGATTTTAGATTTACAATTTTGTTATTCCCAACGAGTAGGATATGAACTAGGAATGTGTGTATTACATTATTTACGTGATGTTGGTGTATTATTACATAAGTCCCGCCCTGAATCATCTAGTCTTGGTGTCTTACGATCTCCTGACATTCCTTCTCTATTAATTGAAACAGGATTTATTAGTAACGTGTTTGAAGAAAAAATGCTTGGTAATGACTATTATCAAGAGAAAATTGCGACTGCAATACATCAGGGATTACGGTCTTACTTTTTGTTACATCCTTTGCATGCTTCGGTATCTATGTCTAATAAAGCATCACATAACGTCAATACAAATAAATTTTAATATAATTAATATGAATATACAATTGTATATTAAAAGTTATATATTTATAATACGTTATAGTTTTAGTTTAGGTTTATATTTTTATCTTTTTGAATTGTTATAGCATGTAATCGGTTGCGTATATTACAACGTATATTTTTATTTGTAATGAATATTTAAGTTGTTCATGCAAGATTTTAAGTGTTTAATTTTATCATACATGTGTTATATATAAATATTGTAGGCATTTTGAAATTCAATGTGATGAATATTGATTGTTTATCTTTAATGAAGGATATTTTACTTGTTGTTTGTTAATAATTATATTTTGTTTACGTGTTATGATGAATTTCTGTTTATATTTTAATGTATTTATTGTGTTTTATTTGTCTGATTAATATTGTTTATAATTAATGTTGCTTGGTGTTTTTTTTTGAAAGTGGTTGTCTTCTGTTGGTACATTGAATATTAGAACTTTTTTGTTTTAAGGTATGTACAAAAATATAACATTGTTTTGACTTGCAATATTAACGTAAAATAATAATCAAAACATTAATGACATTTTGATATTTAATAAGTTTGGATTACTAATAATAGTTTGTTTATTAATTAAATTAAGTTATGATTGCAAAGTACAAACATAATATTAGTTTGTTTTGTTACATTTTTGTCTGTACAGAAATTGATTATTATAAAATACAATTATATGATTCATGGTATGGTAGATGTTCGCTGTCCGTTTGTTATTTTTTTGATGGGTCCGACATCTTCTGGAAAGACTGCATTAGCATTGGCGTTAAAGAAAAAAATATCGATAGAAATTATTAGTGTTGATTCAATGTTAATATATCGTAATATGGATATTGGTACAGCTAAGCCTACCAATGAAGAATTAGTGTTAGCTCCTCATAGGTTAATTAATATTCTTGATCCATCTGAGTCTTATTCAGTTGCAAAATTTTTGCATGATGTTTTTTTTGAAATTTTAGAAGTTATTAATAATGGTAATATACCATTATTAGTGGGTGGCACAATGTTGTATTTTAAATTATTACTAAATGGACTGTCTCCTGTACCTCCGGCGGATTATTTAATACGTGAACAGATTAGACAACAAGCAAGTATGATAGGTTGGCGTGCTCTATACAAAAAATTACAAAAAATTGATCCAATTACTGCAGAAAGAATTCATCCTAATGATAAACAAAGATTACAGAGGGCGTTAGAGATTTTTTTAATATCTGGAAAAACTGTAACTGAATTACATAAAGTATCTTTACAACCATTAGCAAAGTATCAAGTTTGTCAGTTTGCTATTTTACCAGAGCATCGTGAATTATTGCATAGACGAATAACACATCGATTTTATCGTATGTTAGATATTGGATTTGAAAAAGAAGTGCAGGCTTTATATACTAGACCTAATCTTCATGAAGCGATGACATCTATTCGTAGCGTAGGATATCGTCAGATGTGGTTATATTTGTCTGGCAAAATTAACTATACGAATATGATATCAAGCGCTATTCATGCAACATATCAACTTGCTAAACGTCAAATGACTTGGTTACGTGGATGGGATGATAGTGTTTATTTTTTAAATAGTGCAGATATTTCTGACGCTGTTAGTAGAGTATTGCGAGTTATTAGTCCGTTTTTATATAGCAAGAGACACATGCGTAGTAAAATAAATAAATAGTTGATTTGTTTTATAATGATTTAGTTTTATTAAAATTTAATTTATTTTTATGTTATAATTTAGAGATCAAGATTATAATAATTAACCTGCATGAGTTAATGTTTTTATAATGTTCTAATTGGAAATTAGAACATTATAGTTTTTAAAGAATTTTCGATATTGTTAATATAAATCAAGTGAGACGCAAAATGTAAAAGTTTTTAATTATTTTATATGTAGATACATTAGATAATTATTTTGGGATATTATATTTTGTTTAGATTTTTACATTTCACATTATTTTCTATTAGAAGTATTATACTATTGATTGCATCGTTTTTGTGTTTTTATTTGTGATAATGAGGTTGATTTTTTTTGTTTAGACATTATTCTCGTTTTGGTCAAGCTATATTAGTACGTGTTTTTTTTAAAAAAAAAAATATAGAAGTGTTGCAAGAATTTAAAAATTTGGTTACTGCATCTGGTATAAAAATATTTCGAGTGATTACTGTGTGTCGCAGTTCTCCACATCCTAAGTTTTATGTTGGCACAGGAAAAATTAAGGAAATTGCATTTTTAGCTAAAAATAATTTAATTCCAGTTATTATTTTTGATCATATTTTATCACCGAATCAAGAAAAACATCTTGAAGATTTATGTCAATGTAAAATTATTGATAGAACAGAATTAATTCTTCATATATTTTCGCAACGAGCAAAGACTAGTGCGGGAAAATTGCAGGTCAAATTAGCGCAGTTGCGTTATCTTAGTACCCGTTTGGTACATGGATGGACACATTTGGAAAAACAAAAAGGAGATATAAAAAGGTTACGTGGTCCTGGTGAAACTCAGTTAGAAGTTGATAGACGGTTACTACGTACTCAAATTAATCATGTTCTTTTTCGTTTAAAAAAAGTAGCTAAGCAACGAGAACAAGAACGACAATCTCGTGCTCGTAGTAATATTCCAAGTGTTTTATTAGTAGGATATACTAATGTAGGTAAATCCACTGTTTTTAATTTATTAACTAATTCTTCAGTCTATATTGCTAATAAATTTTTTGCTACTCTTGATCCTATTCATAGACGCATTGCCGTGCATGGTATAGGTGAAGTAATATTAATAGATACAGTAGGTTTTATTAAAGATTTTCCTTCTGATTTAGTTTCTGCTTTTCAGGTTACTTTACAAGAAGCATTGTATGCAACATTGTTGTTACATATTGTTGATGCATCTGATGATCAATATGAAGAAAAAATTGCTGCAGTGATTCATATTTTAGACAAAATTAAAATTCATCATATACCAATACTTACAGTTATGAACAAAATTGATCTTTTAGATGATTTTAAACCTCGTATTGATCGTGATGTTGATCATTATCCTACGAGAGTTTGGATATCTGCTAAAAATACTATAGGTCAAGCATTATTCATACAAACATTAAGTGAATGTTTATATGGTATCATGATGCAATATGAATTATTGTTACCACCCGAGGCTTATTATTTGAATGTTAAATTTTATCAAATGAAAGTTGTTCAATATTGTCGAATTAAACCTGATGGTAATTTTTATTTAATTATAAAATTATCTATTGCAAATTGGTTGAAATTATGTCAGCAATATTCCTTTTTGAATAAATATTTAATTACAAATAGTTCACAAAGGTGTTTATAATGTGATATTTAATAAAATTTGTTAATGTTTTATTTTATTGTAGGAGATACAACTTATGGCTTTGAATTGGCCTGTGTATTTTATAAATAATCATGATCCATGGGAAAGAAAAAGTGATGGTGATAAAAATTCTATTAAAAACAATCAAAATAAAAAAAATTTTTTAAATTTTAATAGATTTGTGTGTAATATTATTCGTAAATTAATTAAATTTAATATTGGTGGTAATAATAGTGTGAATGGTATACCAGAGAGAAAAGGTTATTATTATTGTGGAATAGTTCTTTTTGTAGTCGTGCTATGTTGGATAATTAGTGGTTTTTATACTATTAAAGAAGCAGAGCGCGGAGTTATCTTACGTTTTGGGAAATTTAGTCATTTGGTGTATCCTGGGCTTAATTGGAAACCTATTTTTATTGATGTTGTAATTCCTGTAAATGTAGAATCGGTGCGTGAATTAGCGGCATCTGGTATGATGTTAACATCTGATGAAAATGTAGTACGAGTTGAAATGAATGTTCAGTATCGTGTTACTGAACCAGAGAGATATTTGTTTAGTGTAATTAATGCTGATGATAGCTTACGTCAAGCTACCGATAGTGCGTTACGTGGCGTGATTGGGAAATATACCATGGATCGAATTTTGACGGAAGGACGTACTGTTGTACGTAGTGATACTCGTCATGTTTTAGAAAATACTATTCATCCTTATAATATGGGCATTACTCTTCTTGATGTCAATTTCCAAACAGCTCGTCCACCTGAAGAAGTTAAGGCGTCTTTTGATGATGCAATTGCTGCACGAGAAAATGAACAACAATATATTCGTGAGGCAGAAGCATATGCAAATGAGGTACAACCTCGTGCTAATGGTCAGGCACAACGTATTTTAGAAGAAGGCAAGGCTTATAAGGCGCGTACTGTATTTAAAGCACAAGGAGAGGTGGAGAGATTTTCTAAAATTTTGCCAGAATATAAAGCTGCTCCTAAAATTACTCGAGAAAGATTGTATATAGATACTATGGAACGTGTATTATGCAGCACACGTAAAGTGCTCGTTAATGAGCAATTTGTAAATAACATTTTTATGTTACCTGTAGAATTTTTCGCCGGAAATTGTGATAAAAATAATCAAAATGTTGATGTTATTAATAATGCTTTACGATCATCAATGATTGATAATAATAATAATGCAGATAAGGTTCTTTCAACCTATCAGCAGGGTGATAATGTTAATAAGAAGAAGAACAATATAATTAATAAAAAGAGAAGTAATTAATCTAAATCGAATTAGTTATTAATAAGACCAGTTCATTGGTGGGAAAGGTAAGGGGTGTGGACAGGATGCGCAATTTTTTGGTGTTAGTTGTTGTTGTAGTATTGTTTGTGTTATGTTCTTCGTTATTTATTGTTCAAGAAGGACAGCGAGGTATTATATTACGGTTTGGTAAAGTTTTGCGTGATATAGATAGCAAACCTTTGGTTTATAATCCAGGTTTGCATATAAAAGTACCATTTATTGAAACGGTAAAGAATCTTGATGCTCGTATTCAAACTATGGAAAATCAAGCCGATCGTTTTGTCACCATGGAAAAAAAGGATTTAATTGTTGATTCTTATGTAAAATGGCGTATTAGTGATTTTAGTCGTTATTATTTAGCAACTGGTGGAGGAGATGTTTCTCAAGCTGAAGTTTTGATAAAACGTAAATTTTCTGATCGTTTACGTTCTGAGTTGGGTAGGCTTGATGTTCAGGGTATTGTTACAGATTCACGTAATAGATTGATGAATGATGTACGGGATTCATTAAATTATGGTACTCCGGGTCATGTTTATAATAATTCACAACAATTAGCGATAGTTGATAATGTTATTAGTTCTGCAGTTTCCCATATTGAATTAGAACCATATAATTGTACTTTTGTTACTAATCCTAATAGTATGGCAGCATTAGGTATAGAAATAGTTGACGTACGTATCAAACAAATTAATTTACCTACAGAAGTTTCTGATGCAATATATCAACGTATGCGTGCAGAGCGAGAAGCTGTTGCTCGTCGTCATCGGTCTCAGGGTCAGGAAGCAGCTGAAAAGTTGCGTGCTACTGCGGATTATGAAGTAACTCGTACTTTAGCTGAAGCAGAGCGTCAGTCTTTAATTATTCGTGGTGAAGCAGATTCGGAAACTGCAAAATTATATGCTGATGCTTTTAATGAAGATCCATTGTTTTATTCTTTTGTGCGTAGTTTAACTGCTTATGAAAAGAGTTTTAATAATAATAATAATATGATGATATTAAGTCAAAATAGTGATTTTTTCCGTTTTATGAATTTACCAAAGAAAGATATTGTTAAATAAATAAATTATTAATATCTAATTTAAATTGTATTTTAGTTTTGTTAACAATGATAATATGGATCATAAAAAACGTTTATTTTGTATGTTGGTAGTTAAGTAATATATATATAATACATTTATTGTTTTTTTGATTGTGATTGTATAAGTGATATTTTAGTCTAGATATTAATCGATTAAATGTAGTAAAAAAATTGGATAATGATGCGAAAAAATATTGTAATTTTAGGTACGCAATGGGGCGATGAAGGTAAGGGGAAGATAGTTGATTTGCTAGCTAGCGATGCAAAATATGTAGTACGTTATCAAGGTGGAGATAATGCTGGTCATACTTTATTTTTAAATAAGGATAAGATTGTTTTGCATGTGATACCTTCTGGAATTTTGCAGGATGGTGTTGTTGGAGTGATTGCTAATGGAGTAGTATTATCACCGTTCTCTTTAATCAGAGAGATACAAGAGTTAGAAAAACGAGGTATTATGGTACATGATCGTATATTTATTTCTGAATCTTGTTTTCTTATTCTTGAGTATCATGTTGCTATGGATATAGCAAGAGAAAAATTGCGTTATTCAAGTGCGATAGGTACCACTGGATGTGGTATTGGACCAGCTTATGAAGATAAAGTTGCACGTAGGGGTTTGCGTGTTAGTGATTTGCAAAATTTACAAATTTTTTCAGATAAATTAAAAGAAGTGATGGACTATTATAATTTTCAGTTGGTAAATTATTATAATGTAAATGCTATTGATTATTATAAGGTCTTAGATAATATTACTAGGATATCTGATTTTTTAATTTCTATGTCAATGGACGTTACTGAGTTATTGAATAATGCTTATAAAGATAAATCTTTAATGATTTTTGAGGGAGCTCAAGGATCATTATTAGACATTGATCATGGTACTTACCCTTATGTGACTTCTTCTAATACTATTTTAGGTAGTGTTTCTATTGGTTCTGGATTAAGTCCTTATTGTATAGATTATGTTTTAGGAGTAGCGAAAGTTTATGCTACTCGTGTTGGTTATGGTCCATTTCCTACTGAATTATTTGATGATATAGGAGCATTCTTGTGTGTTAATGGAAATGAGTTTGGATCAACTACTGGGCGTCGACGTAGAACTGGTTGGTTTGATGTTGTAGCACTTCGTCGTATAGTACAGATTAATTCTTTTTCTGGTTTTTGTTTGACTAAACTTGATGTATTAGATGGGTTGAAAGAAATAAAAATTTGTGTTGCTTATCGTATGTCAGATAATTCTATAATATACAAGATGCCGTCCATTTTAAAAAGTTGGGAGGTTATTGAACCAATTTATGAAACTTTGTTAGGTTGGAATGAAAGTACTGTTGGCATAAATATATTTAATAAGTTACCTCAAGCTGCACGTCGTTATATTCAACGTATTGAAGAGCTTATTGAAATTCCTATTCATATTATTTCTACAGGTCCTGGACGTCAAGAAACTATTATTTTACAAAATCCATTTTTTGTATAGTTTATTTTTGTATAAGTATAAAATTTTTACTAATTTAGTTTATTATTATTTGATAGGTTGTATGTTTTTAAATTATTTGTATTAACATAATTAAGTAATGTTTTGTTAAAGATATTTGAGATGCACGTATGATATTGTTTGAGGTTTCTTTTATTTTTTAAATTAAAATTATATTATTTTGATTTCATGTTATTTTAATTTTTTATATAAAAATTAATATAGTTAATGCAGATGTTTTAATATAGTATATTTATTTAAAATATTTATGATAATGCATTGAAAATATTTAGTGTTGAAGTAATTATTAGTTGTATACTTAGACATATTTTGCACAATGTTTTGTATTACAGGTTGTTTGAATAAGTAATGTTTGTAGGAATTTTATGATTTTTTTTATTATGAGTACATGATGTATGTTGAATGTTTTTAATTATTTTATTATATAATATATATATAATTTATGTAAAATTTATATAACATAATGGTTGAGTTTGTTTATGGTATTCATATTATACAGTCTTTGTTAGATTTTAGTCCTAAGTGTTTTTTAAAAGTTTATGTTCTTGATAATTATCACAATAATTATAGATTAAAAATTTTAATTGAACGGTTAGAGAAGATTTGTATTATTAAAAAAGTAAAAAATCGTCATTTTTTGTATAAACAAGTTGGTGTATTAACTCACCAAGGAATAATTGCTGAAATACATAAAAAAAATTATTTTCAGGAAAGTTATTTGTTGGAATTGTTAATTAAAGAAAAAAATCCGTTAATTTTAGTTCTTGATTGTATTACTGATCCTCATAATTTGGGAGCATGTTTGCGTTGCGCTCATGCTTTTGGTGTACATGTTGTTATTATTCCTCGTAATCGTTCTTCTCAGATGAATGCTACTGTTAGGAAAGTAGCTAGTGGTGCTGCAGAAATTGTTCCTTTGATTCGTGTTACTAATTTAGTACGTACGTTACAATTACTGCAAAAATATGGTATACGAGTAGTTGGTACCATATTGCAATCAAATCATTATTTAGGCCAGAGTCAATTGTTAGGTAAATTAGCATTAGTTATGGGATCTGAAGGGACGGGTATAAGATATTTAACCAGAAAAACTTGTGATGAATTAATTAGTATTCCGATGATTAGTTCTTGTGCTTCATTAAATGTTGCTGTAGCCACAGGAATTTGTTTATTTGAAGTATTAAGACAAAAAATGGTTTGTAATTATTAATTTAAATATATTTTGTTAATTTTGGGTTTTGTTTAAGAAATAGGATTTGTTATTTTTATGTTTATAATGAAGATAGTAGAGGATATTTTTAAAAGTTTTGTTATATTGTGTGAATTTAAATGACCAGGTATTGTATATTATTATTCAATAGATTTTGTAGTTGATTGCGAATTTTATGCAAATTTTATTATAAAATTTTGCTCTTGCATGGTGTTTTAAATTTGTGATAATATTGTTGTTATAAAGTTATTATCATAATCTTAGTAGTCATTGTATTTGATTTCATTTTTATCGATAATTTATATTAATATTTTGTTGATTCAAATCAGTCATTAAATTATGATAAAGTTGTGTTTGGTGTTGGACAATATGAGTTAATTAAGACAATTTAATAGTTGGAGTAATAATATAATGCGACATTATGAAATTATTTTAATGATTCATCCAGATAAAAGTGAAATTGTTAGTAACATGATTGATCAGTATAAAAATGTTATTTTAATTAATAATAAAGGTATTATTCATCGTGTAGAAGATTGGGGTAGGCGATCTTTAGCATATCCTATTAAAAAATTGTATAAAGCTCATTATGTGTTATTGAACATAGAGGTATCTTGTAAAACTATTTTTGAGTTGGAGAGTCTTTTTAAGTTTAATGACGATATTATTCGTAATATGATTATTAGGCGTAAAAAAGCGGTTACTGATTTATCTCCAATTATGCAAATAAAAGATGAACCTATTGATATTGTATCTGACAGGGTTAATTATTATAATAAGACTAAATTAAATATTTAGATGTAATTAATTTATTAATGTGCTATAATAATTGTTGATGTTTTATTATCATAAAGTAAAAAAATAGAAAAATTAAATATATTGTATATCATTTTATGTATTAGGGTTGTGAATGTGAGTTTTTAATAAATGTAATGAGTGTTTATAAAAGCATGGTGTTTGTGTTTTTTTATTTTAGTGATTAAGTATTTATGTAAAGTAAATTTTGGAAAAGTTTTTATGGTTCGTTATTCTCGTAGTCGTAAGTTTTATAAGTTTACTGTGGAAAAATGTGTTGAAATTGATTATAAGGATATATCTAAATTAAGAAATTACATTATAGAAAGTGGCAAGGTTATTCCCAGTAGGATAACTGGGACCCGTGCGAAATTTCAGCGTCAATTATCTCGTGCTATTAAGAGAGCGCGTTATGTTGCATTTATACCATATACAGACAATCATATTTAAATTTTAATTATTTATTGAGTTGAGTTGTTTTTATGAAACTTATGCAAGTTATATTGTTAAATAAAGTAGATAGATTAGGTGAAATAGGTACATTAGTTAATGTAAAAGCAGGTTATGCTCGTAATTTTTTATTTCCGCAAGGAAAAGCTATTACAGCTACAAAGAAAAATCTTTTGTATTTTAAAAATACGCAACTTAAATTACAGGAGAAATTAATAGAATCACATGCAATTGCTAAAATACGTTTGGAAAAACTGAATAAACTTGGTTCTATTATTATTTTGTCCAATAAAGTAGGTGTAGGGGGTAAGTTATTTGGCTCTATTGGTGCTCTTGAGATAGCTAATGCTATAACTAATTTAGGTGTTCAAGTATCAAAAAATGAGGTAAAATTGCCAAATAAAAGAGGATTGCGTGTGATTGGTGATCATGAAATTAAGGTTCAATTATGTAGTGATCTTTATTCCACTTTGATTATTACTGTAAAGTCACAAGTGTAATATTTTTGTTAGATGTTTGTTTAATAAAATAAATTTAGTATTGT
The DNA window shown above is from Blochmannia endosymbiont of Camponotus (Colobopsis) obliquus and carries:
- the tsaE gene encoding tRNA (adenosine(37)-N6)-threonylcarbamoyltransferase complex ATPase subunit type 1 TsaE encodes the protein MKKHIFFSSCDELTIKLGMIVGSLCFSGCLIYLNGHIGSGKTTFCRGLLYALGYVGVVKSPTYTLIELYEIKCWIVYHFDLYRIKNIKELEYMAVRDYFNGNAICLVEWASHGVGFLPVSDIVVTFYYLNSGRQIILESSSINGGKILTKLLSL
- a CDS encoding N-acetylmuramoyl-L-alanine amidase; its protein translation is MILSLCIFFVYVKNIDVVAALSSINVDNNIDRSTVILKFSSIPVYNFFSLHNPERVVVDVVYHTQINTDIFPINFNGKNLIKCIRGGMSLNQSNLRLVFDIGSNNNFYVQNIIQRQDDNFYCLVFVLTKKNHFSINEINQSTNMSCFNGKLSFANNKKKFFDDGIAIAKKPVMLILRKWSIKNFEPIVVAIDAGHGGQDPGAIGLNGLCEKNVTLAIVRKLKNRLHADKMFKPVLTRNGDYFISVMGRSEVARKQGADVLISIHADASFNKNVRGSSVWILSNRRANSEMGNWLLEQHGKRAELLGGVATLLTNKHVNPYFEEVILDLQFCYSQRVGYELGMCVLHYLRDVGVLLHKSRPESSSLGVLRSPDIPSLLIETGFISNVFEEKMLGNDYYQEKIATAIHQGLRSYFLLHPLHASVSMSNKASHNVNTNKF
- the miaA gene encoding tRNA (adenosine(37)-N6)-dimethylallyltransferase MiaA — its product is MVDVRCPFVIFLMGPTSSGKTALALALKKKISIEIISVDSMLIYRNMDIGTAKPTNEELVLAPHRLINILDPSESYSVAKFLHDVFFEILEVINNGNIPLLVGGTMLYFKLLLNGLSPVPPADYLIREQIRQQASMIGWRALYKKLQKIDPITAERIHPNDKQRLQRALEIFLISGKTVTELHKVSLQPLAKYQVCQFAILPEHRELLHRRITHRFYRMLDIGFEKEVQALYTRPNLHEAMTSIRSVGYRQMWLYLSGKINYTNMISSAIHATYQLAKRQMTWLRGWDDSVYFLNSADISDAVSRVLRVISPFLYSKRHMRSKINK
- the hflX gene encoding ribosome rescue GTPase HflX — encoded protein: MFRHYSRFGQAILVRVFFKKKNIEVLQEFKNLVTASGIKIFRVITVCRSSPHPKFYVGTGKIKEIAFLAKNNLIPVIIFDHILSPNQEKHLEDLCQCKIIDRTELILHIFSQRAKTSAGKLQVKLAQLRYLSTRLVHGWTHLEKQKGDIKRLRGPGETQLEVDRRLLRTQINHVLFRLKKVAKQREQERQSRARSNIPSVLLVGYTNVGKSTVFNLLTNSSVYIANKFFATLDPIHRRIAVHGIGEVILIDTVGFIKDFPSDLVSAFQVTLQEALYATLLLHIVDASDDQYEEKIAAVIHILDKIKIHHIPILTVMNKIDLLDDFKPRIDRDVDHYPTRVWISAKNTIGQALFIQTLSECLYGIMMQYELLLPPEAYYLNVKFYQMKVVQYCRIKPDGNFYLIIKLSIANWLKLCQQYSFLNKYLITNSSQRCL
- the hflK gene encoding FtsH protease activity modulator HflK, with product MALNWPVYFINNHDPWERKSDGDKNSIKNNQNKKNFLNFNRFVCNIIRKLIKFNIGGNNSVNGIPERKGYYYCGIVLFVVVLCWIISGFYTIKEAERGVILRFGKFSHLVYPGLNWKPIFIDVVIPVNVESVRELAASGMMLTSDENVVRVEMNVQYRVTEPERYLFSVINADDSLRQATDSALRGVIGKYTMDRILTEGRTVVRSDTRHVLENTIHPYNMGITLLDVNFQTARPPEEVKASFDDAIAARENEQQYIREAEAYANEVQPRANGQAQRILEEGKAYKARTVFKAQGEVERFSKILPEYKAAPKITRERLYIDTMERVLCSTRKVLVNEQFVNNIFMLPVEFFAGNCDKNNQNVDVINNALRSSMIDNNNNADKVLSTYQQGDNVNKKKNNIINKKRSN
- the hflC gene encoding protease modulator HflC, with amino-acid sequence MRNFLVLVVVVVLFVLCSSLFIVQEGQRGIILRFGKVLRDIDSKPLVYNPGLHIKVPFIETVKNLDARIQTMENQADRFVTMEKKDLIVDSYVKWRISDFSRYYLATGGGDVSQAEVLIKRKFSDRLRSELGRLDVQGIVTDSRNRLMNDVRDSLNYGTPGHVYNNSQQLAIVDNVISSAVSHIELEPYNCTFVTNPNSMAALGIEIVDVRIKQINLPTEVSDAIYQRMRAEREAVARRHRSQGQEAAEKLRATADYEVTRTLAEAERQSLIIRGEADSETAKLYADAFNEDPLFYSFVRSLTAYEKSFNNNNNMMILSQNSDFFRFMNLPKKDIVK
- a CDS encoding adenylosuccinate synthase encodes the protein MRKNIVILGTQWGDEGKGKIVDLLASDAKYVVRYQGGDNAGHTLFLNKDKIVLHVIPSGILQDGVVGVIANGVVLSPFSLIREIQELEKRGIMVHDRIFISESCFLILEYHVAMDIAREKLRYSSAIGTTGCGIGPAYEDKVARRGLRVSDLQNLQIFSDKLKEVMDYYNFQLVNYYNVNAIDYYKVLDNITRISDFLISMSMDVTELLNNAYKDKSLMIFEGAQGSLLDIDHGTYPYVTSSNTILGSVSIGSGLSPYCIDYVLGVAKVYATRVGYGPFPTELFDDIGAFLCVNGNEFGSTTGRRRRTGWFDVVALRRIVQINSFSGFCLTKLDVLDGLKEIKICVAYRMSDNSIIYKMPSILKSWEVIEPIYETLLGWNESTVGINIFNKLPQAARRYIQRIEELIEIPIHIISTGPGRQETIILQNPFFV
- the rlmB gene encoding 23S rRNA (guanosine(2251)-2'-O)-methyltransferase RlmB, with product MVEFVYGIHIIQSLLDFSPKCFLKVYVLDNYHNNYRLKILIERLEKICIIKKVKNRHFLYKQVGVLTHQGIIAEIHKKNYFQESYLLELLIKEKNPLILVLDCITDPHNLGACLRCAHAFGVHVVIIPRNRSSQMNATVRKVASGAAEIVPLIRVTNLVRTLQLLQKYGIRVVGTILQSNHYLGQSQLLGKLALVMGSEGTGIRYLTRKTCDELISIPMISSCASLNVAVATGICLFEVLRQKMVCNY
- the rpsF gene encoding 30S ribosomal protein S6; the encoded protein is MRHYEIILMIHPDKSEIVSNMIDQYKNVILINNKGIIHRVEDWGRRSLAYPIKKLYKAHYVLLNIEVSCKTIFELESLFKFNDDIIRNMIIRRKKAVTDLSPIMQIKDEPIDIVSDRVNYYNKTKLNI
- the rpsR gene encoding 30S ribosomal protein S18 — protein: MVRYSRSRKFYKFTVEKCVEIDYKDISKLRNYIIESGKVIPSRITGTRAKFQRQLSRAIKRARYVAFIPYTDNHI
- the rplI gene encoding 50S ribosomal protein L9, which codes for MQVILLNKVDRLGEIGTLVNVKAGYARNFLFPQGKAITATKKNLLYFKNTQLKLQEKLIESHAIAKIRLEKLNKLGSIIILSNKVGVGGKLFGSIGALEIANAITNLGVQVSKNEVKLPNKRGLRVIGDHEIKVQLCSDLYSTLIITVKSQV